Proteins found in one Paenibacillus sp. genomic segment:
- the atpB gene encoding F0F1 ATP synthase subunit A: protein MHLFPVVEIAGLHFDLSTILAILVSSLIVFLLARAAVSNLSVTHPTKIQNFMEWVIEFVHNTIASTMPLEKAKRYISLGMTLIMFIFISNLLGLPFGIVTEVPEDHHGPVTVFGLEILSEHDLEEMHHNGEHAAFAWWKSPTADLSVTAGLALVVISMVHFLGIRDNTKHYFKHYFEPYAVFLPLNILKELSKPLTLALRLYANIFAGEVLIATILMMGWFGLPFMAAWQGFSIFIGAIQAFLFTILTMVYISQATVHDEGAH from the coding sequence ATGCACTTATTTCCGGTTGTAGAAATCGCAGGCTTGCATTTTGACCTGTCGACTATTCTGGCCATCCTGGTTTCGTCGCTGATCGTATTCCTGTTGGCTAGAGCGGCTGTCAGCAACCTGTCGGTTACGCATCCGACGAAAATCCAAAACTTCATGGAATGGGTTATCGAATTCGTACATAACACCATTGCCAGCACGATGCCGCTTGAGAAGGCGAAACGTTACATCTCGCTCGGGATGACGCTGATCATGTTCATTTTCATTTCGAACTTGCTCGGTCTTCCGTTCGGGATCGTGACGGAGGTGCCGGAAGATCATCACGGCCCGGTTACCGTCTTCGGCTTGGAGATTCTCTCCGAGCACGACCTGGAAGAGATGCACCACAACGGAGAACACGCGGCTTTCGCGTGGTGGAAGTCGCCGACGGCGGATTTGTCCGTTACGGCGGGGCTTGCGCTCGTTGTTATCAGCATGGTTCACTTCTTGGGAATCCGCGATAACACGAAGCATTACTTCAAGCACTACTTCGAGCCTTACGCGGTATTCCTTCCGTTGAACATCCTGAAAGAGCTCTCAAAACCGCTTACGCTGGCGTTGCGTCTCTACGCGAACATTTTCGCGGGCGAGGTGTTGATCGCTACGATTTTGATGATGGGTTGGTTCGGTCTCCCATTCATGGCGGCTTGGCAAGGCTTCAGTATTTTCATCGGCGCGATCCAAGCGTTCCTGTTCACGATCCTCACGATGGTGTACATTTCGCAGGCGACCGTGCATGACGAAGGCGCTCACTAA
- the atpE gene encoding F0F1 ATP synthase subunit C, with protein sequence MEFLAAALAVGLGALGAGIGNGLIVSKTVEGIARQPELRGTLQTTMFIGVGIVEVVPIIGVVVGFLMFFGA encoded by the coding sequence ATGGAATTCTTGGCAGCAGCATTGGCAGTCGGTTTGGGCGCGCTCGGCGCCGGTATCGGTAACGGTTTGATCGTCAGCAAGACGGTAGAAGGCATCGCTCGTCAGCCGGAACTTCGCGGCACGCTCCAAACGACCATGTTCATCGGCGTCGGTATCGTCGAGGTCGTTCCGATCATCGGCGTCGTCGTCGGCTTCCTGATGTTCTTCGGAGCGTAA
- the wecB gene encoding non-hydrolyzing UDP-N-acetylglucosamine 2-epimerase produces the protein MKRLKVMTVFGVRPEAVKMAPLIKELEKHPDSIESIVCVTAQHRELLDSVLDTFGIKPDYDLNVMKERQTLNEVTIRVLQGLEPVLQEAKPDIVLVHGDTLTTFLASYAAFLQQIKVGHVEAGLRTWNKLSPYPEEMNRQLTGVLADLHFAPTDWSAGNLRKENKPESAIYVTGNTVTDVGQFIVREGYEHPILDWAQGKRLVLMTAHRRESQGEPHRNVFRAVRRIADEFEDIAIVYPVHPSPAVKEPAHAMLDDHPRIRLVEPLDLVEMYNLYPHTHLILTDSGGLQEEAPSFGVPVLVLRDTTERPEGIEAGTLELVGTDEEAVYGRAKALLSDAALYDRMSRAANPYGDGRASERIVAAIKHHFGLAAERPEPFVP, from the coding sequence ATGAAACGTTTGAAGGTCATGACCGTGTTCGGGGTTCGTCCGGAAGCGGTCAAGATGGCGCCGCTCATCAAGGAGCTGGAGAAGCATCCCGACAGCATCGAATCGATCGTGTGCGTGACGGCGCAGCATCGCGAGCTGCTGGACAGCGTGCTCGACACGTTCGGCATCAAGCCTGACTACGACTTGAACGTCATGAAAGAACGGCAGACGCTGAACGAAGTGACGATCCGCGTGCTGCAAGGGCTGGAGCCGGTTCTGCAGGAAGCGAAGCCGGACATCGTCCTCGTCCACGGGGATACGCTGACGACGTTCCTGGCGAGCTATGCGGCGTTCCTTCAACAGATCAAAGTCGGCCACGTGGAAGCGGGGCTGCGCACGTGGAACAAGCTGTCGCCGTATCCGGAGGAGATGAACCGGCAGCTGACGGGCGTGCTGGCGGATTTGCATTTCGCGCCGACGGATTGGTCCGCGGGCAACCTGCGCAAAGAAAACAAACCGGAATCGGCGATTTACGTGACCGGCAATACGGTGACGGACGTCGGCCAATTCATCGTGCGCGAAGGGTACGAGCATCCGATTCTCGATTGGGCGCAGGGCAAGCGCCTCGTGCTGATGACGGCGCATCGCCGCGAATCCCAGGGCGAACCGCATCGCAACGTGTTCCGGGCGGTGCGCAGAATCGCCGACGAATTCGAGGATATCGCGATCGTCTATCCGGTGCACCCGAGCCCGGCGGTGAAGGAGCCGGCTCACGCGATGCTCGACGATCATCCGCGCATTCGTCTCGTCGAACCGCTCGATCTGGTGGAAATGTACAATCTTTATCCTCATACGCATCTGATCCTAACGGATTCCGGCGGTCTGCAGGAAGAGGCGCCGTCCTTCGGCGTGCCGGTCCTCGTGCTTCGCGACACGACCGAGCGACCGGAAGGCATCGAAGCGGGCACGCTCGAGCTCGTCGGCACCGACGAAGAAGCCGTATACGGCCGGGCGAAAGCGCTGCTATCGGACGCAGCTTTGTACGATCGCATGAGCCGGGCGGCTAATCCGTACGGGGACGGCCGGGCGTCGGAGCGCATCGTCGCCGCGATCAAACACCATTTCGGCCTCGCCGCGGAACGGCCCGAGCCGTTCGTCCCATAA
- a CDS encoding ATP synthase subunit I produces MAELLTRAVRTALFFMSALLAAWALVPEGKTIAAGLMLGTAASVVNALLLRRRVEAAGKLAAEGGARKVGLGMGARMATVLLAAMIAYRYPEQFSVPAALASCFFVQFVVFFTAVVQNKHRSDGKG; encoded by the coding sequence ATGGCTGAATTGCTGACGAGGGCCGTACGAACCGCGCTTTTTTTTATGTCCGCGTTATTGGCCGCTTGGGCGCTCGTCCCGGAAGGGAAGACGATCGCGGCCGGTCTTATGCTGGGCACCGCTGCCAGCGTCGTGAATGCGCTCTTATTGCGCAGGCGCGTCGAGGCGGCCGGCAAGCTCGCGGCGGAGGGGGGAGCGCGCAAAGTCGGGCTCGGCATGGGCGCCAGAATGGCGACGGTGCTGCTCGCGGCGATGATCGCCTACCGGTATCCCGAACAATTTTCCGTACCCGCTGCGCTGGCTAGTTGCTTTTTTGTTCAGTTTGTAGTTTTTTTTACAGCAGTTGTACAGAATAAACACCGTTCCGATGGAAAGGGGTGA